One Streptomyces sp. R28 DNA window includes the following coding sequences:
- a CDS encoding RimK family alpha-L-glutamate ligase, producing the protein MPRIALVTCSPGPEVAVDRDLPVLVRALRDAGAEADSVAWDDEQADWGGYDLAVLRSTWDYSWRAAEFLAWAERCAKATRLANPADVVRWNADKRYLGDLAAAGVPVVPTRYFAPGDTPDGPDLPDDHEYVVKPTSGAGARFAARYTPDEHDTAVRQLARMHAEGFIAMLQPYVKSIDVSGERALQFYGGRLLHASRKGAVLTPGTPYDERKVAHPGLEPWTPTPAELAVAEHALAAVPQAPELLYARVDLVDGEDGQPRVMELELVEPNLFLSLHPGSVPRVVEAILAAAERR; encoded by the coding sequence GTGCCCCGAATAGCACTCGTCACCTGCAGCCCCGGCCCCGAGGTCGCCGTCGACCGCGACCTCCCCGTGCTGGTGCGCGCGCTGCGGGACGCCGGGGCCGAGGCGGACTCCGTGGCCTGGGACGACGAGCAGGCCGACTGGGGCGGGTACGACCTCGCCGTGCTCCGCTCCACCTGGGACTACAGCTGGCGGGCGGCGGAGTTCCTGGCGTGGGCGGAGCGGTGCGCCAAGGCCACGCGGCTCGCGAACCCGGCCGACGTGGTGCGGTGGAACGCCGACAAGCGCTACCTCGGCGATCTCGCCGCCGCGGGAGTACCCGTCGTGCCCACCCGCTACTTCGCGCCCGGTGACACCCCGGACGGTCCCGACCTCCCGGACGACCACGAGTACGTCGTCAAGCCCACCTCCGGCGCGGGCGCGCGGTTCGCCGCCCGGTACACACCCGACGAGCACGACACGGCCGTACGGCAGCTCGCGCGGATGCACGCGGAGGGGTTCATCGCGATGCTGCAGCCGTATGTGAAGAGCATCGACGTCAGCGGGGAACGGGCGCTGCAGTTCTACGGCGGCCGCCTGCTGCACGCCAGCCGCAAGGGGGCCGTCCTCACCCCCGGGACGCCCTACGACGAGCGCAAGGTCGCCCACCCCGGCCTCGAACCCTGGACCCCCACCCCGGCCGAACTCGCCGTCGCCGAGCACGCCCTGGCCGCCGTACCGCAGGCTCCCGAGCTGCTGTACGCGCGCGTGGACCTCGTCGACGGGGAGGACGGGCAGCCGCGGGTCATGGAACTGGAGCTCGTCGAACCGAACCTGTTCCTGTCGCTGCACCCCGGGTCGGTGCCGCGGGTGGTGGAGGCGATCCTGGCGGCGGCGGAGCGGCGGTAG